From a region of the Anoplopoma fimbria isolate UVic2021 breed Golden Eagle Sablefish chromosome 16, Afim_UVic_2022, whole genome shotgun sequence genome:
- the neurod1 gene encoding LOW QUALITY PROTEIN: neurogenic differentiation factor 1 (The sequence of the model RefSeq protein was modified relative to this genomic sequence to represent the inferred CDS: inserted 1 base in 1 codon), with protein MTRSVQEEQESVESEQQEELHSPMEGEGEGEGEGEGGGEEEEDSLHRLDEEEDDDDEEEEDDEDGENKPKRRGPKKKKMTKARIQRFKVRRMKANARERNRMHGLNDALESLRKIVPCYSKTQKLSKIETLRLAKNYIWALSEVLRSGKAPDLMSFVQALCKGLSQPTTNLVAGCLQLNPRTFLPESTPDLPVHXPPAGTATYPGHYSYQSPGLTAGLPSPPYGTMEPSHIFHQVKGQPYGPLEPFFDGVLVSDGPAFDPPLSPPLSINGNFSSFKHETVAATDYDKSFSYSVHYGGAGGPGGHPAIYGGAGSNPRCGELQVDGMMGFDGHTHHERMMNAQLNAIFHDS; from the exons ATGACCAGGTCtgtgcaggaggagcaggagtcaGTAGAGTccgagcagcaggaggagcttCACAGCCCCatggaaggagaaggagaaggagaaggagaaggagaaggagggggcgaagaagaggaggacagccTCCACCGTCTtgatgaggaagaggacgatgatgatgaggaggaggaggacgacgaggaTGGGGAGAACAAACCCAAGAGGCGAGggccgaagaagaagaagatgaccAAGGCTCGTATTCAGAG GTTTAAGGTCCGTCGGATGAAAGCTAACGCCCGCGAGAGGAACCGTATGCACGGGCTAAACGACGCTCTGGAGAGTCTGAGGAAAATCGTCCCTTGCTACTCCAAAACCCAGAAACTGTCCAAGATCGAGACGCTCCGCCTCGCCAAGAACTACATCTGGGCCCTGAGTGAGGTCCTGCGCTCCGGCAAGGCACCCGACCTCATGAGCTTCGTCCAGGCGCTCTGCAAAG GTCTGTCTCAGCCGACAACTAACTTGGTGGCGGGCTGCCTGCAGCTGAATCCTCGAACTTTCCTGCCGGAGTCGACTCCCGACCTGCCGGTCC CTCCCCCCGCCGGCACTGCCACTTATCCGGGACACTACTCCTACCAGAGCCCCGGGCTGACGGCCGGCCTTCCCAGCCCGCCCTACGGCACCATGGAGCCTTCCCACATCTTCCaccaggtcaaaggtcagcccTACGGCCCGCTGGAGCCCTTCTTTGATGGCGTCCTGGTGTCGGATGGCCCGGCGTTTGACCCGCCCCTCAGCCCCCCGCTGAGCATCAACGGGAACTTCTCGTCCTTCAAGCACGAGACAGTCGCGGCTACCGACTACGACAAGAGCTTCTCCTACAGCGTGCACTacggaggagcaggaggaccCGGGGGACACCCTGCCATCTACGGTGGCGCGGGGTCCAACCCGCGGTGCGGTGAGCTGCAGGTGGACGGGATGATGGGCTTTGACGGACACACGCACCACGAGCGGATGATGAACGCCCAGCTGAACGCCATCTTCCACGACTCCTGA